The following nucleotide sequence is from Vanrija pseudolonga chromosome 4, complete sequence.
AGGCTGACACGCACAAAGCACAGAGTGCTTGCTGGAAGCGCGGTACGCGGCGAGGTGAGGCCGGTGCggtgcaccaccaccaccaccatacAATGCAGCGAGGACATTAGGGCATACAAGCCCGCGAATCTGACACACTATAGCGCCTATTGTGTTAGGGCAATCCATATAGGCTCAGAGATAATAGAGTGGGCCTATTGTCCTGCACGCCTAACACAAAACCTCGAGCTGCGACAACAATGGCTGGTCCAGCCAtgtccagccagccaggcagccagccagccagggtATATTGTCACCAGCCGAGTCATCAATCACCCGACGCGGCTGCTTCAAACGTCGCTTCCAACGGGGGGCTTCAACAACAAGCGCATGATCACACGTATGATCACACGCAATGATCACACGCACGCATGACTCCCAGggcaaggccggcaaggtcTCGGCAGACAACTCATTGTCCGGCCCCTCCTGGCTACCTCGACAAGCAACAACGCTGCCAGACAACAAGGCAGCAAGGTGGCCACAATGCAGCACCAGGCCCGACCGACGTATATTGctttgtgctgctgctggaacACATTTGGCCCGCACTAGTCTGTTAGTTAGTCCTGGGAGTCGCTCGGAGCCGTTGTCCGCTACTGAGCCGGCTCGGCAAACCCGCGCCTCCCCTCCGCCGGCTCTGCCGTCTGCGCGTCTGCCTGCCCCACACCCCATTTGTCAGGCACGAGCCACTACCCACCGCCGAGACAAGACATGCGCCCATGACTGACCTCCCGTCATCCCTGGCCTGCGAGggaggcgggcgcggcgcgtgggagGGAGGCGGGCCACACACGGACAGTCAAACGGCTGCATCAGGTGCAATGGGCACGCGCGAACGCagagcgggcgagcggacgatggcggcggagggtgcggcggcggcggcagtgtgACCACAAGACGCACGCAAGAGGAGGGCAGGCAGGTATGGCTTGGTCACAGGCGTGAGTCGGATCGAGGCTAGATTTGTATCACCTGGCACACTGCACACTGCACACTGCACATGCACGCGTGTGCCATGGCGTGCCCCCCCTTCGCGCCCCTCGTGATGAGATGAGCGCGCAATATGGGCTCtgcgtggtcgtcgtcgtcgtcagtctggctgcctggctggctggcttgaTGGCCCGGGCCGGCCGCAAGAATGGCGCGGGCGGAAAAGAGTTGCGCCGGCAAGCAAGCGGCCGGGTGGTGCGGCGTATGCGTGGGTCGAGCCAGGTACCTACATACGGCACCAGAGTATGTCGCCTGCTGCGTGCTTTACTGCCTTGGCTGTCTCCCTGCTCCCTGTTCGTGCCGATGCGTGCCGTGTTTGCAAGAATCCGGCAAGAGCGGCAGGGCTTGACGTTTACTACTAGGTTGACGCTATAACGGGCCAAAGATAGCCCTGCCGCCATtcaacccccccccccgtgCCGACCGGCTTGCAAGTCGACGACATACcccccctcgtccccgcccgcccagccagccagccaaccagTCAGGCATCacgcagcagccagccagccagccagccagccagccagccagccagccagccagccagccagccagccagccagccagccagccagccagcgagcgtgCAACGCCCAGCGTGCTCCACTCGCTCGCAACAATCACACCTACCTCCTCCCTGCTTCCTGCGGCTCTGGGTGGGTGGTTCAGTCCAGGCGCTACCTACCTACATTCGACGCTTGCGCGCCCATCTTCCCACTCGCCATCAACGACACTCGACGTTCTCTCCTTCTCCCCTTCCATCCCGCTCCACTACCCAACAACATTCCTCGGACTGTGCTCCCACTTTGCGCAAGCCCCATTCCACTGACGCCACTACCAtctcggccaccaccacaaggACCACCACAAGGACCAGGACCAGGACCAGGACCGCAGCTCCACCCACCTTCTGGGTAAACCCCTGCCTAGTCTACGTCGATCGCGGGCGGCAGAGCTCGGCACAGGTTGGTACGACTACCCACACATGCCCAAAGTATATTAGTACCAGCAACGCGCCAAGGCAAAACGACACCACAAGAGAGAGGAAGAGAGACAACAGCGGCCACTTCTTCCCCCCCCCTAAACACACTGCCCGGCGTCTGCATTcagtcaccgccgccgcctcgtccgccgcctccgcctccgccgccgccgccgcgggaCAGACCTTCGTCTTGCTCGCGCTATCTCATACACGCATCACCCACACCCAAGTCACATCATGTACAACGGCTCAAACGGCCAGCCCAAGGGCCCTTACAGCGATCTACCCGCCTACGCCATCCCAGTCAGCGACCTATCAGCACCCAACGCGGCTGCCGGTCGGGCAAGCCTCGCCAAAGACTTTATGGAGCGCGGAGACGGTCGATCGGCATTGCAtggcacctcgtcggcaaaTCCGTGGTACGCATCAAATCCCACATCTTCTCGAAACCCCCAACTTGTTTCCTCCATGTCCCAAGCAATGTTTCCTCCTCCAGCCTTTCCGCCAGCACCGGCTAGCCAAGAAGCCGAGGGCAGCAACAGCTCCAAGCCCGGtgacaagaagaagaagcggcgcgccgatGGGGATGGCCTGTCGGTTGAGGAGAAGCGGACCAAGACGGGGCGGGCGTGCGATGCCTGCGTAAGTGTCCACATGGGCTTGTTCCAGAGAACCGTGTGCTAACTCGAACCAGCGGTCCAAGAAGATCCGATGCGACATCCTTACGGCAGCCGCCCAAGCAGCTGGCCAGGACATTCAGCCCATCTGCGCCCACTGCAAGCAATACAGCCTCGAATGCACCTTCTTCCTCCCCATCACCGAGACGAGGTTCAAGAAGCGGAGAGCTGCTGCCGATGACTCGGCATCTGCCGCTGTCGCTCAACCCAAGACTGAGGCAGCCGGAGCAAGCACCCCGAGTGGAGGCAAGGCGGGCTCGGTGGCCTTCCTTCTGggctcgtcgttgccgcgGCGCTCATTCGAGCAGCACGACATTTCAAATCACAACCACTGGGAGGTGACGGAAGATAAGGAAGGTCGTCTGCGAGTGAgtctcgccgacgacggcgaggacggtTCGCTCTCATCCTCGCTCGAAAAATATGTGCTCCCAGCCGACACAATGACCACTCTGCTCAACACATTCTTCGACTACGACTTGCAATTCCTGCCGGTCGTATTGAGACAGGAGCTTTTGGCTGAGAAGCGGGTCTATCCATTCCTCCTCTACGCCATCTGTGGGCTTGCGTCAACCCGTCGCGAATTCCCCAGGCACATCTTTCAGCGTCTTCGCGGCGTCCTCAACAGTCTCATCAGATCAAACGACTTGTTGAGCAACGCTCGTCTCGAACATGTCCAGGCCCTGATCATCATGGCGCACAATGGCGAGATCAACGCCCAGCCGACAGCTGCGACGGCCAGCGCGTCCATGCTGCGTGTCACGATCGCGATTCGAATGGCCCAAGATTTGGGGCTTCACCGCGAGTCCAAGACCCCGGCGAGAACACACGCCGAGATTGAACAGATTGAGCTTCGGCGTCGAATCTGGGCTGTCACATTATGCCTCGACTCTTGGTACGGCGCCGCCCTTGGCAATCCACTCATTGTGGACATTCACGACTGCGATGTGCTCTTTCCGGCCTCGTACCGTGTTGTCGCTGACGCGGAACCATCAAGTTGGCCAACGGAACTGTCCTACCTTGCGCTCGGCCACCACCTCAAGCTTTGCATACTCCTCAGCCGTGTACTGCGAACAGTCTACGGACCCGCCGGTCTCCGGAGTGCCACCGATGCCCAGCTTGAATCGATCATTTCCGACCTTCTCTCATGGCACGACAATCTTCCCGAGCAGCTCCGGTACAAGTGCCCCGATGACCCTTTGTTGGTGGGCATTCTTCAGCTCGCCTATACCGCTGTGCAGTTCCTCTTCTGGCGGGCGTTCATTCGCGTGGCCGATTCACCTTCGCACATCAAGTTCACCCTTGATGTCAAGAAATGGGCACAGCTGGTTCACAATTCACGCCTGGCGATCGAGTGGATCAATGCCAACAACCCTCAGCTGGACACGTTCTTCCACATTCCATACGCAGCGACCAGCTGTGCGCTCGTGCAGTACCACCACTGGGCGAGACACCGGGACCCGGCTGCActcgagacgctcaagcTCGTGAAGGACATGGTCTCGAGGTGGGAGGAGGCCCTCCAGCCCGACCAGATGAGCATTCGACGCAAGACGATGGAGACGATGACGCTACTGTATGAGGCGGCGATCAAGACGAacgccgagtcggaggacAGCGGGGAGCGCAGTGAGACGCCAAACTCTTCTACTGCTGGTGaccacccgccgccggcttTCAAGAAGCGGCGGGCATCGGGTGCCGACCCCCACGTTGGCTTTTCAGGTGACGTTGTTACCGACGGACCGCATATGGCGGCCTACAGGCATGTGCCAGACCTGTCGCCTCCAGACGAAGCGCCTTTCGATGCGTCGATCTTGGACTCGCTCCCGGACGCAAACTTTGACTTCCAGCGATGGTGCGTTAGACCGTTGTTGGAGACAGCTGACATTTTTTTTCAGGGGCCAGTACTTTGAAAATGTGGACCGCATGTTTGCGCCAGTGCCCaaggaggtggacgaggacgagggggacgaggaggagtacgaggaggatgaggaggagatcgaggaagacgacgatgCTAATGGGGCGTAGGGGAGCATCTACGCCTGTTGCGTGGTGCTTGATGACTTGGGCGACACTGCACGGATCGGTACAGATCGATTGTCGCCAGCGTTGCAAGAGCTGTGGCGTCGGTTGCAACAATAGTATGAATCATGATGTtgtgtgctgctgcatctATGACTGCCCAAAGTCTACAAGTGCCCTATCCCGCCGGCCACCACTCGAGTCAACTTGGCCTAGGCCTTGCCCGCGGACCCCAGGAGGTCGAAGAAGCGGTACGCCGactgctcgagcgcctcgatggcgtcgtcgatggcctCGGGCATCGACTTTGTCGTGAGGCCCTCGGCCAAGGCGACACAGTACGGGTCACGGAGCCACGAGTTGACGTTGACCTTGGAGACGCCGTTTGCGATGCACTCGCGGAAGAGGTCGTCCGAGATCTCGTCGGTTCCGTGGAGGCAGAGGTAGGGgaccttgtccttcttctgGAGGTCCTTGAGGATCTCCTGGCGGAAGTTGGGCCCGCCCTCGACAAACTTGTAGCTTCCGTGGAGGTTACCGATGGAGGGCGCGAggatgtcggcgccggtggcggccATGaaggcctcggccttgctcGGGTCGGTGAGcatgccgccgtcgatgACGCGcaggccggcctcgccgccctccaagcggccgagctcgacctcggtcgcgatgccgagcgcgttGCACCGCTGGATGTAGGGGACCGCAATGGCAATgttctcctcgtccgtctcggcgtGGCTCGCGTCGACCATGATCGAGTCGAACGCAATGCCCTGCTCGGCCAGCCCGAtcgcctgctcgagcgcctcggcgtcggtcgcgtggTCCATGTGGACTGAGATGGggaccgaggcggcgtggcaGCTGGGGGACGTCAGCATTGCTGCCATGCGCCTTATTGTGTCGCCCACTCACATGTCGATGCAGTACCGCAGGAACGGGCCACCCCCGAGCTTGACAGTAATGGGGAACAGCTGCAGGATGCCTGGGCTCCGCTTCGCCTCGCACGCGCGCACAAACGCCAGCGCCTGGTTGGCGTCGTAGACGCACTGCGCGAGGATGCCGTagcggccctcctcggccttgcgcagGATCTCGAGCGTGCGGTTGTTCTTGAGGccggacatggtggtggtgttgtggGTGGTTGAGTTGAGCAGACTGATCAGACTGACCTCGCGTAGCTATGTACTAGCTGCAGATACCGCATGCCGCCGCTtcgacgccgtgtccgcgagtacacacacacacacgtcCTCCGGACCGGCCGTAACGGCGCGCACTCGACACCACGGCCCGAACGAAAGCATCATGATCTCTGGGCAAACGAttgacccacccacccacccatccatCCGCCACCCGGACCCACTCTGCTCCGGGAGGTGCCACATCGGCCCGATACACCACGCctcttggcggcggggcgatATTGGCCCGGATCGACGCGGAGCCATGGAGGTATGCGTGCTGGGGTTCGCGGGGCCAGCAAAGCGGGGCAAGAACCGCTCAGCTGGCCGGCGAGTCCGCCTGGTCGGCCTTCTCGCTCGGCATCTTCAGTATCGCCTCGCGAGGCCAGCAAGCAGCTGATCGTGCCGGTGCCGACCGGTAGTGGGCGGCAAGCGGCTGGGGCTCAGTGGGCATCGTACTGCAGCAACCAACTTgtccctcgtcgcgcgcagctccACGACTTGCCAAGACAgacaccggcgccggcacagTGCATGAATGTGTTCCGACATTTCTCCTAGAGAGGAAACGAAACGAGGCAGAGGCACACGTCAACAAGTTGCGAGGGGATATAAACGGCACTGAGAAGACAGAGCAACACTCCacccacgccaccaccatgcccccctcgacacactcacactcgtCCGACCTCAAGCAGCACGCCTcgcacgacgaggcgcagccGACCGAGCAGGAACGtatcgccgccctcgcggcggcgtacgtgCCCGGCTcggaggccgagaagaagctgctgcgcaagctcgacatgcgcattgtggtgggtggcggtgtggcggaTCAGCTTGCTCACATTTAGCCGTGTATCTGGGCTCTTTACACGCTCTCGTACCGTGAGTACGACCTCAACCCCCGTATTCTTACCCCGCAGTGGACCGTGCAAACATTGGCAATGCGAAAACGGGCGGTCTCGAGGCCGACTTCAACGTAAgtggcgcgtcgtcgtcttcgtaAGACGAGCTCCCCCATCGCTCAACTCGACTTTCCCCAAAAACCCTCCCCACCTTGTCTTTTTCTTCTTCAGATCGCCTTCCCTCCTCTCTATTAACATACACTAACACACCCCAGCTCACCTCGGAGCAATACTCGGTCGTCCTCCTAGTCTTCTTCATCTCGTACCTCGTCTTCGAAGTGCCGTCCAACCTGCTCATCGCACGCTGCCGCCCCTCGCTCTACCTCTCGGGCCTGTGCATCATCtggggcggcgtgagcgcgtgCATGGCGGCGACTAGCAACTGGAAGCAGCTTGCCGGGGTACGCTTTGCCCTCGGTGTGGCAGAGGTAAGTGGCACCCTGTCCGCGCTATGTAGTTCCACCCCTTGACACCCCCTCCCAGGCCGGCTTCGCCCCCGGCGTCGCGTTCTACCTGTCGTCCTGGTACCGCCGCTACGAGCTCTCGTCCCGCTACTGCGTGTACTACACGGCGACCGCAGTATCCGGCGCCTTCTCGGGCCTGCTCGCGGGCCTGATCACACAGCACctggacggcgcgcgcgggctcaAGGGCTGGCAGTGGCTGTTTATCATCGAGGGCGTCGGCTCGTCCTTCCTCGGGTGCTTCACGTGGATGTTCATGCCCGACTGGCCGGCGACGACCAAGttcctcaccgaggaggagcgcgtgcttgcggcccagcgcctcgcgtacgacggcctcggcgcgacgcagggcgccgaggagcgtaccggcgagctcaaggccatGAAGATGGCCTTCACCGACTGGCGCGTCGGCTTCTTCATCGTCATGTACATGCTGTCCACTGGCGCCCAGACCATCCAGTACTTTGTCCCCACGCTCGTGGCAAACCTCGGCTACAAGGTGGGTTCTGCGTGCCACGGTGCTATACACAACTGCTGACCCCGGCCCAGGGCTACGACGCGCAGTACCACACTATCCCAGTGTACGCCTCGGCGTTTGTCTACATCCTCGTGTTCTGCATGTGCGCCGACTGGAAGCAGAACAAGCCGCTGTTTATTGCGATTGCGAGTTTCATCGGGACTGTTTGTTTTGTGATCACAGTCGCGACAAAGAACAAAATGGTGCAATGTGAGTggcaccgcctcggcgacgctcACCCGTTCAGACGTCTTCATCATCCTCGGCTTCGGGTCCGTGTACGCCGCGTGCCCGCTCGTCCTGACCTGGGTGCCGAACGTCATCACCCACCCGGCCGAGAAGcgtgccgtcgccatcgccatcgtTAATGCGCTGGGCAACTCGGCGTCCATCTACGGTGTCTTCCTCTGGCCCAAGACTGACGCGCCACGCTACATTCCTGgctggagcgcgacgacggtgttCATGGCCCTCTTGGGCTTCCTGGCCAGTCTGTTCGCattcctcctcgccaagtACCCCAAGGACGAGCCGGCACCGTCGCAGgtggtgcgcgacgaggagaagtgAGCGGAAAGGATGAGGCACGTTAGCTCGCAGGGTTTGGTTTGTAGGCAGAGATTCGAAGGAAGAGGAAGCAATAAAATGGCAGTAAACTGGCGAGGTTGGCTCGGCGAAGAGGATGCATAGTCGATACTCAGTTGAACGCACGACGGTGAAGAATGCCGCCACATGCGTTCGCCGAAACGTCCCCCCCGGGCCTCGCACCGCACCCCAGCCGAAGGAACCATAACATACGCACTCTAAAAACTACATTTAACTAAGCCAGCTCTGGCTCATGAGCTGCTGCACAGCAATAAGAGACTGATACCGGACATCCGGGTTCTCGTTGGTCATAAGCTCCATGACGCGTGTCTTGCCCTGGAGCTCGGTGAGGAgcgacttggccttgtcgccgccaTACTTTACAAACTTGCCCACGTCGTTGGCAGCGaccgccagcaccagtgGGTCGCGACTCGTCTTGAGAATCTCGACCAGGCGCCTAACGGAACGGCCGTTGTTCTCGTTGATGAGGCGTGACGTGTTGAGGCGCCAGAAGTCGTCCGACTCGTGCGCTGGCGACCAGACCAGGTGGCCagactcgagctcggacgTGTACTCGTCGTACGTCgtcaggccgtcgaggcgagtcttgagctcgtccttgagcCAGTTGAGGTCCTCAACAACGTCCTCGTCAGACCActtgcgctcgaggagcgagTCGACGAATGGTGCAAGGCGGACGACGAACATGGAGGGGAGGTTGGCAGCGGGAGAGATGGTCAGGAGGTTCTGTGCCGTCAGCTGTGCCCGCTTGATGTTCTAGCAACGAACTTACGCGGAAGGTAGCAACAACGACGCGGATAACCTTCTCCTTGACAGCATTCTTGGCAATATCGATGAAGAGGGCGACAATGTCGTACTTCCTGGCGGGTTAGCGTTGATCTTGTTTTCCGACCCACTTGTCGAGACcgtcagcagcagcctgctcGAACGACAGCTGCCAGATACACGAGATGGCGCTgtactgctgctggggctgggggttCTGCTTGAGCCACTTGACGAGACTGCGGGTTGTTAGGTGACTTATCAGGCTTTGCACCTACCCAGAGATACACTCTCCCTCCTTCCAGACGGCAGTGCGGAACTGCTTCTTGCCGAGGACAGCGTTAAGAACCTGAGCGGCGACATCGCGGGGCTGGAGGCGAGGGCCGTTGAGGAtcgacgagacggacgagaGGAAGGTGCTAACGAGCTCGGGGGGGAagtccttgtcgtcggtgcTGCGGGCGTCAGTTTCCAGCCTCCATGTTAACAGTCGCCGCACTCACGCAATCAACAGAGCGAGTATTCTCAAGCTCTCGAGATGCACAAACTCCTCGTCAGTGTCCATGGTCAGGCACTTGACAATCGGCTGGTACGGGTCCTGCGCGTCGGTCTTGCTCAGGTCGTGGAAGTAGGCGATGGTGCTCTGGTCCGCGAGCATGTTGGAGATGGAGACGAGCACGGCCTGGACCgtgtcgacgcgctggagCTTGCGCAGGAGGTCGATGTAGAGCTTGGCATACTGGGGGCCTTGGGTCGCAAAGACCGAACTGCGCTGGTTGATAGGCTGTGGAACGTGTGAGATTGCGATCTGTATCAAGCAGAGGACTGCTCCACGCCAGTCACACTcacgagcttctcgagcgagcggagAAGAGTGCACTCCTCCTGCGAgaggagcttggcgcgctggtATCCCTATGACGGTGAGCACGGCCcttgcggcgcggcggcagcggcagcggtaCTCACCTCCCAGGGGATCTGCTTGGCCGCGAGCTTTGAAAGCTGGTCGTCCAGGTagggcgagaagaagggcggGGGAATCGCTGCGACGACTGCCATTGTGTGTCCGTCGTTGCGGGGGAGGTAGCGGCTTGCGATAAGAAGTGACCGCTGGGCAAATGCAACGGACGTGCGAGATGGTGACGCTCGTCGATGATGTGCAGCGCGCATCCTGGGCGGCTCGTTGTGACTGGGCGAGCTGCATCGATGACGGAGAGCCAAAAGAGGGGGATCATATAAAAGTGGCCCTTCAACCCAAGTTCAATCGCCACCCAGAGAGACTCAAAACACAAACGACAACCGCCTCGACTTTCTTGCTCCATCACAAACACCTCAAAACACACGGGCAAGACAACATGAGCGCGCCCGTGTCTTTGACCATTCGACCGCCCGgatcctcctcctcgtcccggCCGAGGCAGGGCAACTGGAACGCGCCGAGCCAGCGCATGttccacgaccacgacgaggacgacgaggaagaccACGCGTTCGGCCGGTCGAAGCCCGCCAAGCGAcaggaggacgagcggaTCGAGGGGTTCGGCAATGGGCGTGCACTTGGTTCGCGGcgacccaccccgccgtTGGTTATCGCGCCGCAGCCAAACAAGGACTGGCGCGAGGTAACCCGGGGAAAGGTGCCCTCTTATCTGACCGAAGGGGGCCGCAACGAAGAGGACAATTCGGGGCCTGAGCGAATCGGCGACGAGCCACAGCGCGCCGGACTGCGGTTCATaaagaaggagaaggaggagggcgagtctgcgccgccacctgcgccggccgcgaccgCCACGAACCCGGAACCCGAGGACGTCaagcccgacgtcgaggccctgtcgctcgacgagcaggcaCTGCGCGCCGTCCTggccggcgagcgcagcaagcccgagacggacgagcaCAAGGACCTGGTGatcgcgtcggcgagcgacaaGAAGAACTTCCCCACCGAGtcggacgcgctcgcgcgcgacctcggcgggctgCCCGAGGAGTCGAGCCTGGACGACTATGCCGCCATCCCTGTCGAGGCGTTTGGCGCCGCCATCCTCCGCGGGATGGGATACGACCCGAAGAACGACACCAAGCTGCATGTGCCCAAGCCCcggccggcgctgctgggcctcggcgcgacggcgctcacgtccgagctgccgccgtcgcgcaagACGGACAAGAACAAGAAACGCCGCGAAGCGTACGCCAcacgcggcgggcgcggcttCAATGCGTCGAATCTGCTAgtcaagcgcggcgacggcgacgagtcggGCAGTGCCACCCCTGCCGGCTCGTCGCGTGGCGACGACAGTGACGGCGGGAGAACGCGGCgccgggacgacgacgacaactaCGACAGCGGGAGGGATTCGAAGCGCCGGGACGATAGGGACcgcgagaggaggagggagtacgagacggacgaggagcgcgcccgccgcaAAGCGCGGGAGGCGGAGAGGGATAGGGAGCGTGGTGGTGACCGCGaccgtgagcgtgagcgtgagcgtgacGGCGACCGTGATCGCTATCGTGACCGCAATGGCGGGTCGGACCGGAGAGACCGAgaccgacgcgacgaccgcgaccgtgACAGGCGAGAAGACTCGCGCGACTACCGCGACAGGCGtgacgaccgcgaccgccgcgatGATCGCCGTgatggccgccgcgacgaccgcagGGACGACCGGCGCGATAGGGACAGAGACTACGACAGGGACAGGAGGAGCCGATCGGACAGGTAGACAGACTACTACAGCAGCACACACAAACTTAGACCCCCACGCATAGTTATGAATCAGAGCTCTCTGTGCATATGATACCATAACTATTGCTCACTAACTACTCGATGTTCACTTCATGCACACCACACTAGTCGGACTTCCAGATACGCGCCAGGCTCTGCTCGTCCATGACCAGAGCCACCACGTCCGACGCGTCCTGCTCCATCATCCACTGCTCCTGGTCCTTGATGAACGTCGTGCGCTGCTGGCCACGCAGGCTGAGGTCGCCGCCAATGAAGATGACCATCTGGCCGGGGCCGTCGGGACGAACAGGCAAGAGGTACTCGGCAGGAATCTCAATCGTCTCGGACGGGTTGGAGATAAGGCGACAGATGACGTTCTCGGCACCCGTTGTCGACTCGATACCCAATGTctggccgtcgagctcgcctcgcctgAAGTGCCGGGGACTGCGGGTACCAATCTTCTGAGATGGTCCGACCTCAACAAG
It contains:
- the amdR_0 gene encoding Acetamidase regulatory protein, translated to MYNGSNGQPKGPYSDLPAYAIPVSDLSAPNAAAGRASLAKDFMERGDGRSALHGTSSANPWYASNPTSSRNPQLVSSMSQAMFPPPAFPPAPASQEAEGSNSSKPGDKKKKRRADGDGLSVEEKRTKTGRACDACRSKKIRCDILTAAAQAAGQDIQPICAHCKQYSLECTFFLPITETRFKKRRAAADDSASAAVAQPKTEAAGASTPSGGKAGSVAFLLGSSLPRRSFEQHDISNHNHWEVTEDKEGRLRVSLADDGEDGSLSSSLEKYVLPADTMTTLLNTFFDYDLQFLPVVLRQELLAEKRVYPFLLYAICGLASTRREFPRHIFQRLRGVLNSLIRSNDLLSNARLEHVQALIIMAHNGEINAQPTAATASASMLRVTIAIRMAQDLGLHRESKTPARTHAEIEQIELRRRIWAVTLCLDSWYGAALGNPLIVDIHDCDVLFPASYRVVADAEPSSWPTELSYLALGHHLKLCILLSRVLRTVYGPAGLRSATDAQLESIISDLLSWHDNLPEQLRYKCPDDPLLVGILQLAYTAVQFLFWRAFIRVADSPSHIKFTLDVKKWAQLVHNSRLAIEWINANNPQLDTFFHIPYAATSCALVQYHHWARHRDPAALETLKLVKDMVSRWEEALQPDQMSIRRKTMETMTLLYEAAIKTNAESEDSGERSETPNSSTAGDHPPPAFKKRRASGADPHVGFSGDVVTDGPHMAAYRHVPDLSPPDEAPFDASILDSLPDANFDFQRWGQYFENVDRMFAPVPKEVDEDEGDEEEYEEDEEEIEEDDDANGA
- the CIMG_05755 gene encoding Putative fructose-bisphosphate aldolase, whose protein sequence is MSGLKNNRTLEILRKAEEGRYGILAQCVYDANQALAFVRACEAKRSPGILQLFPITVKLGGGPFLRYCIDICHAASVPISVHMDHATDAEALEQAIGLAEQGIAFDSIMVDASHAETDEENIAIAVPYIQRCNALGIATEVELGRLEGGEAGLRVIDGGMLTDPSKAEAFMAATGADILAPSIGNLHGSYKFVEGGPNFRQEILKDLQKKDKVPYLCLHGTDEISDDLFRECIANGVSKVNVNSWLRDPYCVALAEGLTTKSMPEAIDDAIEALEQSAYRFFDLLGSAGKA
- the prlL_3 gene encoding MFS transporter prlL, with the protein product MPPSTHSHSSDLKQHASHDEAQPTEQERIAALAAAYVPGSEAEKKLLRKLDMRIVPCIWALYTLSYLDRANIGNAKTGGLEADFNLTSEQYSVVLLVFFISYLVFEVPSNLLIARCRPSLYLSGLCIIWGGVSACMAATSNWKQLAGVRFALGVAEAGFAPGVAFYLSSWYRRYELSSRYCVYYTATAVSGAFSGLLAGLITQHLDGARGLKGWQWLFIIEGVGSSFLGCFTWMFMPDWPATTKFLTEEERVLAAQRLAYDGLGATQGAEERTGELKAMKMAFTDWRVGFFIVMYMLSTGAQTIQYFVPTLVANLGYKGYDAQYHTIPVYASAFVYILVFCMCADWKQNKPLFIAIASFIGTVCFVITVATKNKMVQYVFIILGFGSVYAACPLVLTWVPNVITHPAEKRAVAIAIVNALGNSASIYGVFLWPKTDAPRYIPGWSATTVFMALLGFLASLFAFLLAKYPKDEPAPSQVVRDEEK
- the Atp6v1h gene encoding V-type proton ATPase subunit H, whose protein sequence is MAVVAAIPPPFFSPYLDDQLSKLAAKQIPWEGYQRAKLLSQEECTLLRSLEKLPINQRSSVFATQGPQYAKLYIDLLRKLQRVDTVQAVLVSISNMLADQSTIAYFHDLSKTDAQDPYQPIVKCLTMDTDEEFVHLESLRILALLIATDDKDFPPELVSTFLSSVSSILNGPRLQPRDVAAQVLNAVLGKKQFRTAVWKEGECISGLVKWLKQNPQPQQQYSAISCIWQLSFEQAAADGLDKKYDIVALFIDIAKNAVKEKVIRVVVATFRNLLTISPAANLPSMFVVRLAPFVDSLLERKWSDEDVVEDLNWLKDELKTRLDGLTTYDEYTSELESGHLVWSPAHESDDFWRLNTSRLINENNGRSVRRLVEILKTSRDPLVLAVAANDVGKFVKYGGDKAKSLLTELQGKTRVMELMTNENPDVRYQSLIAVQQLMSQSWLS
- the SPP2 gene encoding Pre-mRNA-splicing factor SPP2, which codes for MSAPVSLTIRPPGSSSSSRPRQGNWNAPSQRMFHDHDEDDEEDHAFGRSKPAKRQEDERIEGFGNGRALGSRRPTPPLVIAPQPNKDWREVTRGKVPSYLTEGGRNEEDNSGPERIGDEPQRAGLRFIKKEKEEGESAPPPAPAATATNPEPEDVKPDVEALSLDEQALRAVLAGERSKPETDEHKDLVIASASDKKNFPTESDALARDLGGLPEESSLDDYAAIPVEAFGAAILRGMGYDPKNDTKLHVPKPRPALLGLGATALTSELPPSRKTDKNKKRREAYATRGGRGFNASNLLVKRGDGDESGSATPAGSSRGDDSDGGRTRRRDDDDNYDSGRDSKRRDDRDRERRREYETDEERARRKAREAERDRERGGDRDRERERERDGDRDRYRDRNGGSDRRDRDRRDDRDRDRREDSRDYRDRRDDRDRRDDRRDGRRDDRRDDRRDRDRDYDRDRRSRSDR